The Actinobacillus suis ATCC 33415 DNA segment GCGCCACGGAAGGTTTCCACTTCAAGATCTAAATAGTTACGGTAATCTAATAACTCTTCACCGATCGTTTGTGGCGTACGTTGTCCCATATCAATATGCGGATTCACACGTTTATACAACATTGCCAACGCTTCTGAGAAACTGAGTTTTTGGCTGTCGAATAAGTCTTTATGCTCTTCTCTACCATTGCTCAATGCGTTAAGTAGGATTGCGTGCGTATCACGAATATTCACGACTAAGCGAACGCCTTTCACCTGACCGAAGGCAATATTTTGTAGCCCTTGGTTAAGCTGCAAGATACGGTTTTGCTCACGTTGAATCGTTTTACGCAAGATATTGGCGACCGATTCCGCACTGATTGCTAATTTTTTCTCACGGCTGGTTAATTCGTTGGTTAAACGAGATAACTCAATTTCCATTTGTTCAATCGCATCAATCGGATCATCGGTTTTGATAATATCCTGACGAATACGCTCACGTAAGTGCTGATAAACCGCAATAAAGAATGCGACTTTATTTTCCGGCTTACGGCTATCTTCCGAAGCTCGTAGGCTGTCACGGAGATATTCGTTATCCGCCACAGCGGTACGTAAAGCACCTAACGCTTTATCGGAAATCGAACGTAATTCTTCCGCCGATTGATAAGCTAACTCACGGCGATTTAAGCGTTTTTCTACATCGCTGTTACGTGAAAGTTTAAGTACCAAACACCAGCTGACTTTCGCTTGCACCACTAACTCACGTTGTGTGTGGTAATCACGTTCCGCTTTGCGTAGCGTACGGGTTAAATTATCAATTTCCGCTTCAATCGTACCTAATTGTTTATCTAAATAACCTTTGCGTGAACGCTGTTGGCTTAAACGTTGTTGTAATTCGTCACGACGAGCTCTTGCACGTTCTTCCGCACCGACATCACCCCGTACGCCTAAGTCATCGATTTCACGAATCAATTCTTGCAACATCTGCATTTTCGCATCACACGAACTGCGTAACCCAGTTAACACTTGGTTGTATTGAGTAAATTGTGCTTGTGCTTGACGTAATTGATCACGGGCTTGCTCACGTTCACGTTGTGCGCTCTCTAAACGAGCTCGTAATTGTTCGGTTAATGCAGATCCTTCCGAACCGATCGCTTCTTCGTAGCTGAAATGCACTCGGCGTTGAATCACATCAGACAGTGCAAAAACTTTTTGTTGTACTTGTTTTTGTTCTGCTTTAGCTTGTTGGTAATCTTGCTCCAACTGTTCAAACTTCGCCGGATCGCTCTTCAAGCTCGCCGCAATCGGTTCTAATTGAGTTAAGTAATTACCGAATTGGCGAACGAACTGTTCATCTTCTTCCGCTTCATCTAATTGCGCACGGCATTCTTCCGCACGATCCGCTAAGGTTTCGTCTTCTAACAAGCTCACAAGCGGTAGAATTTTATTCAACATTTGCAATTTTGCTTTTGCCGAATCTAATTGGGTGCGTAATTGCTGTTCATTGCCTGCCGCTTGGTTAAGTTCACGTTCGATTTCAGTACGTTCCGCCGCAATTTCTTGCATTTGCTCTTCCGGATTCGGCTGGAAGGCTAAACTTAAATGCGTACCGACAAATTGGCTTAAATGCTGATGTAAACGCTGACATTTTTGCACGTCAAAGGCACGTTCCGCATGTCGTTCGCTCACTTCATCACGTTCTGCTTTTAACGTTTCTAGATGTTTCTCACGTGCTGCACGTCCGAATAACGGCACTTCCGGGAACTTAGAATAACGCCATTGACGATCAGATACTTTGACCACCACACCTTCGGCTAATTCTTCTGCAGTAAATACCGCATCATCAAATGCTGACGGGTCACCTTCAATCAAATAAAGGTCTGTCGGGCAATCCTCTAATTTTTCTAATTGTGCTTTAACGCTTTCTAAATCACGCACCACAATAGCGTGACGAGCTTCACCGTAAAGTGCTGAGAAATACGGTGCATCATCAATTGAAACATCATCATATAATTCAGAAAGCAACACGCCGCCAAAACGTTCCGCCAATTGATTTAAGCGGACATCATCCGAACCGTCCGGCTGACTTAAACGAGTAATCTGTGCGTCTAACGCGGCTTCTCGGCGTGCTAATTCATCACGAGCTAAGGTTGCTTCACGCTCTTTAGTCAGCATATTTTGCATAAACTGCATTACTGACTGGCTGGCTTCAAATTTTTCACCACATTGCTCTTCTAAACGTGCTAATGCGGATTGCGCCGTATGCCATGCCGGTGCGGTTTTCGCTAGTTGGTTATATTGCTGATTAAGCTGCTCACGTTGCTGACGCTGAGTCGAACGCACTTCAACAAATTCCGCTAATTCTGCTTCCACATCTTCAAGGCGAGCCTGTTGCTGTTCGAAATAGCTTTCTAATTCTTCCGCTGTCTCAAATTGCGTTTGGGCTTTTTGATTAAACTCGGCTAATAAGCGTTCCGCATTTTGTTGTTGATGTAAACGCTGTTCCAAATCTGCAAGTTTTTGGCGTAAAGCGACCGCTTGTGTTGCCTGCATTTTTTGATCGGTAAACGCTGTTAGCAAACCTCTCGCTTCATTCCACGCTTCAGAGCGGTCAATTTCACCGGAAATTTTGCAAACTAATTCATAAGCTTTTTCGAACTGCGTTTTCGCCATATCTGAAACGGATAAACGCTGCTCCAGTTCAAAGACTTGATCGGTTAAATCGTCCGCCTGTGCGGCAAACTCCGCATGATAATCTTCTACATTATGGAGATCTAAATGCGGTAAGCCACAAAGTTGTTTCGCTTTTTCTAATGCAGCAATCGCCTGTTGATATTGCAACGCACGTGTTTGCTGAGCATCTAACGCTTGCTGATAATCCGCCATTTGTGAGCGTAACTCTTCCACTTGATCATCGGCATCATCCGCTCTTGCTTGTGCAGTTTCTACTTGTTCGGAAACTTCTTCCAACGCAATTTGTTGCTCTTCTAGCTTTTCATTGAGTTCCGCAACTTCATCTTGATAACGTTCGATTTTTTCTTGGTGACGAAGCGCATTCATCACCAAATTTAAGTGATCGTTCGCTGAATTGTATTCCGCTTCTAAGCCACTTTCGTTTTCTGAAATATCCGCTACTTCACGGCTAAATTCGATTAAACGTTGCTGTTCTAACTCAAGTTTAGATTTCGATTCATACCACGCTCGGCGTTGCTCTAGAGCAATTTGTACGTTACCACGGCGCTCATTTGCATTGCGCATATAATCAGCCGACACGTAGTTAGTTGATTCGGTGATCAGGTGTTTAAACATATCACGATCAGATTGCGTGACCTTAATCGCTTCTAACGTCATACGGTTTTCACGTAATGCCGATTCCATATCTTGGAATGCTTGACGAACGCCGGTGTTTTCCGGTAATAAATAGTCACGTAACGATTTGGTAATCACGCTTGAAATACCACCGTAAAGCGATGCTTCGATTAATTTATAGAATTTGCTGCGATCCGCTGAAGAACGTAAACGTTTAGGAATCACGCCTAAATCGAACATAAAACTGTGGTAATCAGTAATCGAGTGATATTGTTTAAATACTACTTCCGAACCATCAAATTTATCTTTTAAATCCGCTAACGGTAACACGCGCGCTTTTTCGCCGACTTGTTCGGTTAAGACGCTGATAATTGAATTGCTCATCGGCACGTTTTGTAACGAGAACGAACGAATATCTACTTTTTTGTCACGTCCTGCTACTTGTTGTAAACGCACACCGGTAATCACACGCTGTCCACGTGAGTTCAATGACTCTAACACCGCATAACACACACCGGCTTTTAATTTACCGTATAAACCTTTATCACGAGAGCTCGAGGTTGAACCGGCTTCTGTCGTATTACGGAAGTTTAATAGGGTAAGATCGGGGATCAAAGCAGTCACAAAACCCGCCATTGTGGTGGATTTACCCGCACCGTTACCGCCCGAAAGCGTGGTAACCAGCTCGTCTAAATCGAAGGTACGTGCAAAAAAACCGTTCCAGTTAATTAACGTAAGCGAACGGAATTTACCACGGCTCACGGTATGCTGAGGATTGGCAAGCGGTGCGATTGGTGCAGAATTTTGCAACGCAGTGGTTTGATCTTCAAATAATTCGTTTATATCTGTCATTTGCTTTATCTCGTTAACTGTTATTCTGTTTCATCTTCTAATTCGTCAGTTGCAGAATTTTCTGCAAATTCGACCGCTTGTTCCGCTAAAATTGCCGGTGTTGTCGCTTCACCATCACGAATTAAGCGTAATTGTGCTTCTCGTGGATCATCTCCCACTCGAACATCCGCTCCGAAGCGGAACACTGATTCCGAGATGACAAATTTTTTGCTGTTTTGCTCTCCGATACGGGTAATAATACCGATACGTGCTAAACGGCGTAGCGCACCACCAACTTTCTCTGCTAATTTTGCTTTATCTAAGTCAGAACCGGTCGAACGTGGGTTCACCGCCTTAAGTAATTTGCTTTCATCAGCGAGATTCATTAGCTCTTCATACACATCGTCTTGGCTGAAAATGCCTTGTTGGGCTAAACGCTCCGGACTGAGGTAAAGATAGCAAAGCACTTTACCCACTAACATTTCCATTTCCGACATTGCCGAACGGGCGATCAAGGTTGATGCTTTCGGACGTAAGTAGAAAAAGCCTTCCGGCGCACGAATTAATTCCACGTGATAACGGCGGTAAAAACTTTCTAACTCGGTTTGGAAGTCCATTAAGAATGCGTGTTCGTCCAGCTGTTCCGTATTAATATGGCGACCGGCACGAAGTTGGCTGTCTAGCTCTGGGAAAATCGGGTTAGCAATTGCCACTGCCAATTTTGGAGAAATAACGTCTTGAATTTGCTCTGTCATATTTTACTCTCGTAGGGCAGGCATTCCTGCCTACCATTAAACTTTCTGTTTTTCCAATGGTGGGCAAAATGCCCACCCTACTATTTGTTATATTGGTCGATTACGTTCGCCTGAACTTCCGCACCCTTATCATTAATTGCTTGCCACTCTGGGTAAACCGCTTGGCTATCGAGGCTTGCCATACCGAGTTTTACCGCTTGATCCACAATAATTCGTGCCACATCAAAATGACGAGATTGCGGATAAAGTGCCAGTTGCTCTCGTAATACCGCACCGAGATCGATTGGTTTACCTTCTGCTCTAAACGGTGCTAAATGCGCTTGCATTACGCTGATAATTTGTTCTTGAACATCCGAAAGCGATTCATATTCCAACTCACTCGGTAATTCACCGACCGCTTCCGCCTCATTCAGCATCGTTTCATCATCACGCAAATCTAATAACGATTCCGCTTTCGCAGTATAAAGTAGCCAAGGCGCATTGAAATAATCTTGAATAGATTGGCGTAAACGCTGACCGAACACACGATTTTTATCCATATCAATTGCTGTACGAATAAACTTGTGTACATGACGATCATAACCGATCCACAGGTCAATCGCTTGTTGTCCCCAGCTAATGATGCGGTCTAATTTGTTTTGCAGATTGACAATCAGTTGATCGACAAAATCCAAATCATCTCGCCC contains these protein-coding regions:
- the mukB gene encoding chromosome partition protein MukB; this translates as MTDINELFEDQTTALQNSAPIAPLANPQHTVSRGKFRSLTLINWNGFFARTFDLDELVTTLSGGNGAGKSTTMAGFVTALIPDLTLLNFRNTTEAGSTSSSRDKGLYGKLKAGVCYAVLESLNSRGQRVITGVRLQQVAGRDKKVDIRSFSLQNVPMSNSIISVLTEQVGEKARVLPLADLKDKFDGSEVVFKQYHSITDYHSFMFDLGVIPKRLRSSADRSKFYKLIEASLYGGISSVITKSLRDYLLPENTGVRQAFQDMESALRENRMTLEAIKVTQSDRDMFKHLITESTNYVSADYMRNANERRGNVQIALEQRRAWYESKSKLELEQQRLIEFSREVADISENESGLEAEYNSANDHLNLVMNALRHQEKIERYQDEVAELNEKLEEQQIALEEVSEQVETAQARADDADDQVEELRSQMADYQQALDAQQTRALQYQQAIAALEKAKQLCGLPHLDLHNVEDYHAEFAAQADDLTDQVFELEQRLSVSDMAKTQFEKAYELVCKISGEIDRSEAWNEARGLLTAFTDQKMQATQAVALRQKLADLEQRLHQQQNAERLLAEFNQKAQTQFETAEELESYFEQQQARLEDVEAELAEFVEVRSTQRQQREQLNQQYNQLAKTAPAWHTAQSALARLEEQCGEKFEASQSVMQFMQNMLTKEREATLARDELARREAALDAQITRLSQPDGSDDVRLNQLAERFGGVLLSELYDDVSIDDAPYFSALYGEARHAIVVRDLESVKAQLEKLEDCPTDLYLIEGDPSAFDDAVFTAEELAEGVVVKVSDRQWRYSKFPEVPLFGRAAREKHLETLKAERDEVSERHAERAFDVQKCQRLHQHLSQFVGTHLSLAFQPNPEEQMQEIAAERTEIERELNQAAGNEQQLRTQLDSAKAKLQMLNKILPLVSLLEDETLADRAEECRAQLDEAEEDEQFVRQFGNYLTQLEPIAASLKSDPAKFEQLEQDYQQAKAEQKQVQQKVFALSDVIQRRVHFSYEEAIGSEGSALTEQLRARLESAQREREQARDQLRQAQAQFTQYNQVLTGLRSSCDAKMQMLQELIREIDDLGVRGDVGAEERARARRDELQQRLSQQRSRKGYLDKQLGTIEAEIDNLTRTLRKAERDYHTQRELVVQAKVSWCLVLKLSRNSDVEKRLNRRELAYQSAEELRSISDKALGALRTAVADNEYLRDSLRASEDSRKPENKVAFFIAVYQHLRERIRQDIIKTDDPIDAIEQMEIELSRLTNELTSREKKLAISAESVANILRKTIQREQNRILQLNQGLQNIAFGQVKGVRLVVNIRDTHAILLNALSNGREEHKDLFDSQKLSFSEALAMLYKRVNPHIDMGQRTPQTIGEELLDYRNYLDLEVETFRGADGWMRAESSALSTGEAIGTGMSILLMVVQSWEEESRRMRAKDILPSRLLFLDEAARLDATSINTLFELCERLDMQLLIAAPENISPERGTTYKLVRKITNNQEYVHVVGLKGFGQH
- the mukE gene encoding chromosome partition protein MukE; translation: MTEQIQDVISPKLAVAIANPIFPELDSQLRAGRHINTEQLDEHAFLMDFQTELESFYRRYHVELIRAPEGFFYLRPKASTLIARSAMSEMEMLVGKVLCYLYLSPERLAQQGIFSQDDVYEELMNLADESKLLKAVNPRSTGSDLDKAKLAEKVGGALRRLARIGIITRIGEQNSKKFVISESVFRFGADVRVGDDPREAQLRLIRDGEATTPAILAEQAVEFAENSATDELEDETE